The proteins below are encoded in one region of Diorhabda carinulata isolate Delta chromosome 3, icDioCari1.1, whole genome shotgun sequence:
- the LOC130891957 gene encoding regucalcin-like, which produces MAYLKLFRSAKPTANVTKYFNRNLIRNYSEGGCSKAEFVPICEPLGIGTRISWDNQTKKIYWVDIPNGNVHTYDPKCGKCVKAKVTNEPLVFMFPIEGSDTRHIAGIARKFCFVDWDGKSDKVQKVEVLQEIDTEPELKDNALNGTKVDPWGRLWSGTMGPFYPEKAFFEPGRGQLYSIEKGVIKKHKSKVGICNGMAWNTETMKMYWIDTLEHKVFEYDFDDGKMCNERVAFDFKAECLDGKPDGLAMNNKGELWVCAVFAGFLVKFHPKNGKIIEKLKVPSPQVTSVCFGGEKLDLMFCTTANLNYGGKKPPGPAGSTFMIKNTGEIGTIDPRYKPC; this is translated from the exons ATggcttatttaaaattatttcgttcAGCTAAACCGACAGCTAatgtgacaaaatattttaacag AAACCTAATAAGAAATTATAGTGAGGGAGGATGTAGTAAAGCTGAATTTGTACCCATCTGTGAACCGCTCGGTATCGGTACCAGAATTTCATGGGATAATCAGACGAAAAAAATATACTGGGTGGACATACCCAACGGAAACGTACATACTTACGATCCTAAATGTGGAAAATGTGTCAAAGCTAAAGTCA CTAACGAACCGTTGGTGTTTATGTTCCCTATCGAAGGATCTGATACCAGACACATTGCTGGTATTgcgagaaaattttgttttgtcgATTGGGATGGAAAATCGGATAAAGTTCAAAAAGTCGAAGTGCTACAAGAAATTGATACAGAACCGGAATTGAAAGATAACGCTCTTAATGGTACCAAAGTTGATCCTTGGGGAAGGTTATGGTCAG GTACTATGGGACCTTTTTATCCGGAAAAAGCGTTTTTCGAGCCGGGGCGAGGGCAATTGTACAGTATAGAAAAaggtgtgataaaaaaacataaaagcaAAGTGGGAATTTGCAATGGTATGGCGTGGAACACGGAAACAATGAAAATGTATTGGATAGACACGCTAGAACACAAAGTATTCGAATACGATTTCGATGACGGGAAAATGT GTAATGAAAGAGTTGCTTTTGATTTTAAAGCTGAATGTTTGGATGGTAAACCTGACGGTTTAGCGATGAACAACAAAGGTGAATTGTGGGTGTGCGCGGTTTTCGCTGGATTTCTCGTAAAATTCCACccgaaaaatggaaaaatcatagaaaaactCAAAGTCCCATCGCCACAG gTTACATCGGTGTGTTTTGGAGGGGAGAAGCTCGATTTGATGTTTTGCACTACTGCTAATCTAAACTACGGCGGGAAAAAGCCGCCAGGACCGGCGGGAAGTACATTCATGATTAAAAATACAGGGGAAATTGGTACCATTGATCCTAGATATAAACCTTGTTAA